The Chitinivibrionales bacterium DNA segment CAACGCGCTCGACAACGCGCTGCGCAAGGCGCTGGTAAAGTTCTACCCGAACCTGCGCGAGGTGAAGCTCGAGGACTTCAAGGTGCGCGTGCTTGACGGAAAAGAAGGCACCGCGGCAAAGGTGCGCGTGCTCATCGAGTCGTCGGACGGCCGCGACCGGTGGGGTACCGTGGGCGTGTCCACCAACGTCATCGAGGCGTCGTGGCTCGCGCTCATCGACAGCCTCAAATACAAGCTCATGAAGGACGGGCTCGCGGAAGCGGACGGAAAGATACGCAAGGACGATAGGCCTCGAAAGCGGCAAAAATAGATAAACCGGAGAAACGCTATGGCAAGGAACATCGACTGGAAAAACCTCGGCTTTCAGTACCTGCAGACCGAGCATTATGTCAAATGCGAATTCAAGAACGGGAAATGGGGCAAGATCCATACTTGCACCGATCCCCGCATCACGCTCCACATCGCGGCGACGTGCCTTCACTACGGCCAGGCATGCTTCGAGGGGCTCAAGGCGTTTTGCCGCAAGGACGGCACGGTTGCCATGTTCCGGCCCGACGAGAACGCAAAGCGCCTGATAAGCTCGGCGCGCCGCCTCGTGATGGAGCCGCCGCCCCAGGAGCTTTTTCTTTCCGCGGCGGAGAAGCTCATCATGCTCAACAAAGCGTACGTACCGCCCTACGGCACGGGCGCGAGCCTGTATCTGCGACCGGTGCTTGTCGGCAGCAGCCCGCACATCGGCGTGCACCCGTCGGAGGAATACGTGCTCATCATGCTCGCAACGCCCATGGGGCCGTATTACAAGAACGGGTTCTACCCGGTCAAGGCCTACATCCAGGAGCAGTACGACCGGGCCGCGCCCAAGGGCGTGGGCAACATCAAGGCCGGCGGCAACTACGCTGCAGGCATGATGGGCGATCTTGACGGAAAAGAAAAAGGCTACCCCATCTGCCTGTACCTTGATTCCGCCACGCATAAGTACATCGACGAGTTCGGCACGTCGAATTTTCTGGCCATCACCACGAAGGGCGCGTATGTCACGCCCGAATCAACGTCGGTGCTCCCGAGCGTCACCAACATGAGCCTGCAGGTGATCGCGAAGGACTTCGGCCTCACGGTCGAGCGCCGGAAAATTCCGGTCACCGAGCTTTCACGGTTCGCCGAGGTGGGCGCCTGCGGCACCGCGGTGGTGATCACGCCCGTGTATTCCATCCGCTACGGGAAAAAGCTCTTTACTTTCGGCAAGGAGCACGAGGCTGGTCCGACCTTGACAAAACTGTACAACGAGATAACGGGAATCCAGTACGGCGAGATCAAGGACAGGCATCACTGGATGTACAAAGTAGATGTAAAGTAATTACAATTTTGGTGGGGGAAGTCTCCCCCTGGGTCCAGCCAACCGGCGTCATGTAGGGGCGCATCATCATGCGCCCCTTTTTATTTCGCCGCCGGTTGTCTGGACCCACATCCCCTCTTTGGCGCCGAAACTCCCACGGTGTGCGAGCTTCTGCAGTGGCTGGCGACCCGATTGCGGCAGTGCAGGCCTTACACGGTGGAAGAAGAATATTATAGTTTTTAGGATGCCTGAAATATTTGTACTTTACAACTGCGGGTCGCGGGTGCGCCCAGCGGATGGATGAATCTTGCAACTGACGGTACCCGGCCGCACCCAGGAGAGGAAAGCGCCTGCCCAACTGGGAAGGGCGGAAAGCGCTGCCGAGGACCCCGCAGTCCCGCAAGGGACGAGGAGGCCGAGGCCGGGGGAGAGGTATCTCCCCCGGAAATGATTTAAATTATTCTATATATCCCTGCAGCTCACACTTTTCATACCCCCGCAAATACCTCAAATAATAAATCCACTTCATTATGCTCAGATGGTCAAATACAAATCTGTAATACCTGCCCGCATAGATAAATTCCACGATGTCCTTTTTCTGGATCACCACGTTCGAAAGTTT contains these protein-coding regions:
- a CDS encoding branched-chain amino acid aminotransferase, whose translation is MARNIDWKNLGFQYLQTEHYVKCEFKNGKWGKIHTCTDPRITLHIAATCLHYGQACFEGLKAFCRKDGTVAMFRPDENAKRLISSARRLVMEPPPQELFLSAAEKLIMLNKAYVPPYGTGASLYLRPVLVGSSPHIGVHPSEEYVLIMLATPMGPYYKNGFYPVKAYIQEQYDRAAPKGVGNIKAGGNYAAGMMGDLDGKEKGYPICLYLDSATHKYIDEFGTSNFLAITTKGAYVTPESTSVLPSVTNMSLQVIAKDFGLTVERRKIPVTELSRFAEVGACGTAVVITPVYSIRYGKKLFTFGKEHEAGPTLTKLYNEITGIQYGEIKDRHHWMYKVDVK